GGTCAGCCGACCACAAATGAAATCATTGTCTCCCGCAAGCCCTCCCCAACGGCAAAAAGGGAATCTGAAATCATTTCGGCAATGGGAAAAGGCAAGAAGGGCACATTTACTTCCTCGATTAACCCCTACTTTATCAACGCCGAACAGCCGCTTGACCGTAAAACCTTTTGGAAAAGCCAGCAGTTTTCCAATGAGTTCAGGGGAATTGATATCGGGGATGTAAACGGGGACAAGCTGAACGAAACGGTCTTTATCGATACCAAAAATATTTTTATCTATCAAAAAAAAGGCGACTCCTTCAAACTCCTCCAGCAAATTGCCGGGAAAAAGTATGACAATTATCTCAGCCTTGATGTTGCTGATATCAACGGCAACGGGATCAAGGAAATAATCGTGACGACCTATTCGGGGCAGGAGATTATTTCTTTTGTGATGGAATACCGAAACGGCAAGTATGAAACTATAGCCACCAATCTCCCTTGGTTCCTGCGCGTAATCCAGAATGGCGATTCCGAGCCAGTTCTTTTGGGACAGAGACGCGGTCTGGAAGAACCCTTCGACACGCCTATTTATGAAATTTTCTGGAGTGACGGAAGGTACCAGGAGCGAAAGAGAATGAATATTCCCCAGGGGCTTTCCATATACGGGCTTACCATGGACAAACTGGGCGCGAGCGGTGCGGAAAGGATAATCGCGTTAAACAGTGACGATTATCTCTGCATCTTTGAACAGACTACACAACCTCTGTCCAAGGTCTTGGTCTTTGGCGGCAGTGAGGAATTTGTCTGGAAGAGCGAGGAGAACTTTGGCGGAAGCAACACCTCTATCGAGCCCGTAAACATAACGCATTCGGGAGAAGCGGACAACCGGACTTATTTCATAAATTCGCGAATCATTACCTACGATACCAACAGAGACGGCAAACGGGAGATCATTATCCCGAAAAACATCTCTTCCTCTTCGCGGATGTTTCAGAATCTGAAGTTGTTTACGAGCGCCGAGGTATATGACCTCGAATGGGATGGTCTGGGAATCGTGGAAAGCTGGAAAACCAAAAAAATCAACGGTTATGTAGCCGACTTCCAGTTTAAGGATATTGATAATGACGGGGAAAACGACATCGTTCTCGCCCTTGTTCTGTCCACGGGCGGGGCAATACGAGAGCGCAGCGTCATCGTTTCTTATTCCTTGCAGGGCGAATAAACAACGAAGGGTTGACATTTGGCGGGAACTGCTGTCGGGCCTTTTGAAGTAAAAAATGCAAAGATGCAAGAAGCACATTGTGACGCAGTCATAACAAATCGGAAACCGATTTCTGCTTAGGGGAGGCCAAGGAGCCCATGAAATTCTTATCCATTAACCGCCGGGTGTTGGCGCTCTTGGCAGTCGTCGTGCCGCTGCTGGCCCTGTTGATCTACGTGGCATTGCGCTCCGGGCCGCTTGCGCCCATCCCCGTGACCGTGACCA
This genomic stretch from Syntrophales bacterium harbors:
- a CDS encoding FG-GAP-like repeat-containing protein, whose amino-acid sequence is MKYLRMPVFCLLVLLFFVQFSWAKDNYRIAVLPFSVHSAENIDYIRQGTEDMLLSRLSLNEKMTIIGKDTLQPLIKEIAGQELTAAGVSALGKKLNADYVVWGSLTKIGAIINIDGKLLNAANSSTDVNFSAQCSLDDIIPRVNDFSERITAQILGVQPLAAAGQPTTNEIIVSRKPSPTAKRESEIISAMGKGKKGTFTSSINPYFINAEQPLDRKTFWKSQQFSNEFRGIDIGDVNGDKLNETVFIDTKNIFIYQKKGDSFKLLQQIAGKKYDNYLSLDVADINGNGIKEIIVTTYSGQEIISFVMEYRNGKYETIATNLPWFLRVIQNGDSEPVLLGQRRGLEEPFDTPIYEIFWSDGRYQERKRMNIPQGLSIYGLTMDKLGASGAERIIALNSDDYLCIFEQTTQPLSKVLVFGGSEEFVWKSEENFGGSNTSIEPVNITHSGEADNRTYFINSRIITYDTNRDGKREIIIPKNISSSSRMFQNLKLFTSAEVYDLEWDGLGIVESWKTKKINGYVADFQFKDIDNDGENDIVLALVLSTGGAIRERSVIVSYSLQGE